The DNA region TAGAGCCCTAAACTTCCTGTCTTGTTGTCCAATGCTAGGAACCTGATGGGCTCTAGCCTCTGAGATTGGATTTGCGATATTTTCTTCCCTCTGTCGTCGAAGATATCTAAGCCTTGCGTAGACACCTTAATAAAGGTGAGGTTTCTGTTCTGGGAAGGCCTGAATTCCCAGAAGGGGTactttgagtttgagtttgagttggCAGCTGAATTCAAGTAGAGCGCGATCTTTTGTCGTTCAATGTCAAAGGAAAAGGACAAGCTGGTTGAGTTGGTGGGAAATGAAGTAAGACGGGTGGCCACATTGAGTGTCTGGCTGTAGAGCATCGTGTCCGTTGGAAAATTGAAGCTTTGCCATTTTATTTGGTTCAGACTGTCAACTAAGACAAGGTTTCCATTCCTCAGCAGTTGTAGTCTCTGTTAATTATTAGTCACAAGTTGATAACTCATAAGATGGAAGAGgatccattaattaattaatttagttgaatttgaagataataagaagaagattaCCTGGACCCCCTGTCCTGAAGTGCCTGTTTTCCATCCAACTGTCTGATTTTGTTCTTTAAGAAGAAGATCTCCTTCATTTGTGAGCTCAAGCACACATTCCCTGAGAGCATAGAATCTAAAAAAATGAGCAGAAGACCAAACTCTCACTTCTCCAAGAAAGACATCAAGGGagcaagaaaataataatttcttcttcttgttgtctAAATCTTCTTCTACAACACTCAATGCCACCCTAAAATCAGGTGTTTGTTGGCCATCGCCACCGGCCTCCATGATAAATGCCCTTCCGGTGAACAAGTTGTCGACGTCCACTGGAACAGGGAGGCTGAACCTGTAACcagtttgaagattgtcggaGGAACTGCTGCTGCTACAGTAATAATAATGGCCATTAGATGTAATAATAATGAGGAAGacaatgaagacaatgaaagaGAAGAGTCTACAACTACTACTCATGAGCCAACTTGATctaaatttttcataaattaatgGTTTCTCATTTCATATATCTGATAATATGGGTGGGAGAGTTGGTGTGAGAAAGCAGCTAACACTCATCATCAAGTGCTTGCCATCCATCTATCCCACTCTCAAAAAGTGCActcattcttttatttatatttacaaagtttgataatttattatatagttttgtatttttatttttccaatatTAATTATGTACAAATAATGAGTCCAAATGGTTGCAGTTGtgaaataaatatgtaatgtGTGTAACCATTTAAGTT from Impatiens glandulifera chromosome 5, dImpGla2.1, whole genome shotgun sequence includes:
- the LOC124937581 gene encoding EP1-like glycoprotein 3, with amino-acid sequence MSSSCRLFSFIVFIVFLIIITSNGHYYYCSSSSSSDNLQTGYRFSLPVPVDVDNLFTGRAFIMEAGGDGQQTPDFRVALSVVEEDLDNKKKKLLFSCSLDVFLGEVRVWSSAHFFRFYALRECVLELTNEGDLLLKEQNQTVGWKTGTSGQGVQRLQLLRNGNLVLVDSLNQIKWQSFNFPTDTMLYSQTLNVATRLTSFPTNSTSLSFSFDIERQKIALYLNSAANSNSNSKYPFWEFRPSQNRNLTFIKVSTQGLDIFDDRGKKISQIQSQRLEPIRFLALDNKTGSLGLYYYSTADGNFKAAFRVPNSTCDLPLACRPYEICTLTNVCSSSFINNNNNRSSCNAASRDDVKMVELRKVWSVIRGIPADTNVSSSKDRCAQTCINNCKCAAALYNATSSRGGACFVYEFVRGLKELDLTTPLMATNKLTYMVKLRKEDTTVGKASSSSAFKGWVLALVGATDALVLLLLFLGILYYCCVLSKRRNHSHPTNHPQQ